A region of the Peptococcaceae bacterium genome:
TCAACATGTACAAGCAAGGACGGCTGTCAACAGCCGAGACTAACAATATTGAAGGCCACTGGGTCTAAATTAGCGTTAAACTGAATCAACCGGAGGATTAAATATATATGAATATCGCCATAGCCAGCGGTAAGGGCGGCACCGGCAAAACAACCGTCGCCACGAACCTTGCCTTTTATCTTCAACACCACGCCAAAGAAGATGTCGCGCTTCTGGACTGCGATGTGGAAGAGCCCAACTGCCATCTTTTTCTAAAATCGGTCTGCCTGGAAACAAAGAAAGTGATCCTGCCCGTTCCTTCGCTTGACCCCGATAAGTGTACGGGCTGCGGAAAATGCTCGGAAATCTGCCAGTTTGCAGCCATTGCCTGCATCAAGGGAAAAGTCCTGACCTTTCCTGAACTCTGCCATGGCTGCGGCGGCTGCATTCTGGCCTGCCCCGCCGGGGCGCTTTCGGAGCAAGAACGGGAGATAGGAACAGTAGAAACCGGCACCAGCGGAAAAATAAAAACGGTATACGGCCAACTGCGGGTGGGTGAAGCCATGTCTCCGCCGCTCATCAGGGCGGTGAAGAGTCACGCTCAAAATGGACAAATCAACATAATCGACTCGCCGCCGGGAACTTCCTGCCCCGTTATCCAGGCTGTTAAAGGCTGCGATTTTGTCCTTTTGGTCACCGAACCCACCCCCTTTGGTTTAAACGACCTGTCGCTGGCGGTAGAGATGGTCCGCGTGCTCGGCCTTCCTTTCGCCGTGGGGATAAACCGGTCTACCATCGGGGACGAGAAAGTACGGGAATACTGCCGGAATGAAAAAATCCCCATCATCCTGGAAATACCGGAAGACAGGGAAATCGCCAGTATGTATTCACGCGGCCGCTTGGTTCTGGAATCTCTCCCCCACTATATGGAAAAATTCGAAAAGCTCTACCTACAGCTTAAGGAGGTCATCCCATGTTGAAGGAACTGGTAGTTATCAGCGGCAAGGGCGGCACCGGCAAAACAAGCATAGTGGCGGCGCTGGCCAGCCTGTTGAATAATAAAGTCCTGGCAGACTGCGACGTGGATGCCGCCGACCTCCATCTGGTACTGCAGCCGCAAATCCTGGAAAAAAAAGAGTTCTGGAGCGGGAAAACAGCCA
Encoded here:
- a CDS encoding ATP-binding protein; this encodes MNIAIASGKGGTGKTTVATNLAFYLQHHAKEDVALLDCDVEEPNCHLFLKSVCLETKKVILPVPSLDPDKCTGCGKCSEICQFAAIACIKGKVLTFPELCHGCGGCILACPAGALSEQEREIGTVETGTSGKIKTVYGQLRVGEAMSPPLIRAVKSHAQNGQINIIDSPPGTSCPVIQAVKGCDFVLLVTEPTPFGLNDLSLAVEMVRVLGLPFAVGINRSTIGDEKVREYCRNEKIPIILEIPEDREIASMYSRGRLVLESLPHYMEKFEKLYLQLKEVIPC